In a single window of the Acetivibrio cellulolyticus CD2 genome:
- a CDS encoding M42 family metallopeptidase, producing the protein MFDLIKRLTDSFGVSGNEEGIREAIINEIKNDIQVINVDALGNLFAIKRGKGKKIMVAAHMDEIGVMATYIDENGFIRFSNVGGVSQFVSVGQKVRFKNGTIGAVFYEDKLEDMKSLKLSKMYIDIGAKDKKEAEKSVRIGDVACFVGDAVRQGNMVISKAIDDRSGCAVLIKAIKDLPETDNEIYFVFTVQEELGLRGAKTAAYQLNPDFAIALDVTATGDTPEANLMEVKCGNGPAIKIKDRSVICHPEVKKLLEESANRINVPYQFEVLEFGGSDPGAIHISGGGIPTGAISIPCRYLHSPVEAASLQDIENAAKLLVEAIK; encoded by the coding sequence ATGTTTGATTTGATAAAAAGGTTGACAGACTCTTTTGGCGTTTCAGGAAATGAAGAGGGAATAAGAGAGGCTATCATTAATGAGATTAAGAATGATATTCAGGTAATAAATGTGGATGCGCTGGGAAATCTCTTTGCAATTAAAAGAGGAAAAGGAAAAAAGATAATGGTTGCCGCACACATGGATGAGATAGGTGTTATGGCTACATATATAGATGAAAACGGTTTTATAAGGTTTTCAAATGTAGGCGGAGTTTCACAGTTTGTTTCGGTTGGTCAGAAGGTGAGATTTAAAAACGGGACGATAGGTGCGGTATTTTACGAAGATAAGCTGGAAGATATGAAAAGCCTCAAACTCTCAAAGATGTATATAGACATTGGCGCAAAGGATAAGAAGGAAGCTGAGAAATCTGTTAGAATCGGAGATGTTGCCTGCTTTGTAGGTGACGCTGTAAGGCAGGGAAATATGGTTATTTCAAAAGCTATAGACGACAGGAGCGGTTGTGCTGTTTTAATCAAGGCAATAAAGGATTTGCCTGAGACAGATAATGAAATATACTTTGTATTTACAGTGCAGGAGGAACTGGGATTAAGAGGTGCAAAGACTGCAGCATACCAATTAAACCCGGACTTTGCTATTGCACTTGATGTTACAGCTACCGGGGATACACCAGAGGCAAATCTTATGGAAGTAAAGTGCGGAAATGGTCCTGCGATAAAGATAAAGGACAGATCTGTTATATGCCATCCTGAAGTAAAAAAACTTTTGGAAGAGTCAGCTAATAGAATTAATGTTCCATATCAGTTTGAAGTTCTTGAATTTGGAGGCAGTGATCCTGGAGCTATACACATATCCGGAGGGGGAATTCCAACAGGTGCAATTTCAATTCCATGCAGATATCTTCATAGTCCTGTTGAAGCTGCAAGTTTGCAGGATATTGAAAATGCAGCAAAACTTTTAGTTGAAGCTATAAAATAG
- a CDS encoding M15 family metallopeptidase: protein MRRLTFMIFILLILSGCVSNNRTNESEFKPIEDTRENIPISSGEESEAGHDMQVPQMDTYEITMRRDLLCLMMAYPEFISGIERGSNDEVYVVMKSGQKILYDDKKQKTYDQKFVNADLQDTMELLYPLSDISKLMEENCDPGRIRSYTFLKEVYGGSRQQIEKSLKGVRIGGQVCSFNRNNGAAEGLEKAAKEIIVLAEDRNNIYSSVFPVNGTYNYRVIAGTGQLSPHAFGIAIDFKSDKRDYWKWANRELGQQRLNEYPREVVSAMEEKNFIWGGKWAHFDILHFEYRPELIIKARNYVKEFETGEAWYYGFPLEGADVKSYIEIIDKI from the coding sequence GTGAGAAGACTTACCTTTATGATTTTTATATTGCTTATACTTTCAGGCTGTGTTAGCAATAACAGAACTAATGAAAGTGAGTTTAAGCCCATTGAAGATACCCGTGAAAATATACCTATAAGCTCTGGAGAAGAAAGTGAAGCAGGCCATGATATGCAAGTTCCCCAAATGGATACATATGAGATAACAATGAGAAGGGATTTGTTATGCCTAATGATGGCCTATCCGGAGTTTATTTCTGGTATTGAAAGAGGAAGCAACGATGAAGTATATGTAGTAATGAAATCAGGGCAAAAGATTTTGTACGATGACAAAAAGCAGAAAACGTACGATCAAAAGTTTGTTAATGCAGACTTGCAGGATACTATGGAACTGCTTTACCCACTGTCGGATATTTCGAAATTGATGGAAGAAAACTGTGACCCCGGCAGAATTAGGTCATATACATTTCTGAAGGAAGTATACGGCGGATCTAGACAACAAATAGAGAAAAGTTTAAAAGGTGTCAGAATAGGTGGGCAGGTATGTTCGTTTAACAGGAACAACGGTGCGGCTGAAGGACTTGAAAAGGCTGCTAAAGAAATTATCGTATTGGCGGAAGACAGAAACAATATATACTCAAGTGTTTTTCCTGTAAACGGAACCTACAACTACCGGGTTATTGCAGGTACAGGACAATTAAGTCCGCATGCTTTTGGGATAGCTATTGACTTTAAAAGTGATAAAAGGGATTACTGGAAATGGGCAAATAGGGAGCTTGGACAGCAGAGACTAAATGAGTACCCAAGAGAAGTTGTCAGCGCCATGGAAGAAAAAAATTTCATTTGGGGTGGTAAGTGGGCGCACTTTGACATATTGCATTTTGAGTACAGACCTGAACTCATTATTAAAGCCCGAAATTATGTTAAAGAGTTTGAAACGGGAGAAGCATGGTATTATGGTTTTCCTTTAGAGGGTGCCGATGTAAAAAGCTATATTGAAATTATAGATAAAATTTGA
- a CDS encoding YdcF family protein, producing the protein MRHFFDKAITYLCLIIGIFGVLDVVILLAIGSVINFGLIFTLLAGTVLTIYSLLKLKGKFSISKIQNIFLRRSIKIGISAFIISFILIEGLIFATVRADNYTDVDYVIILGGGVKGGELSKTLQFRLDKGIEFLKEHPDLKVVVTGGKGFGETISEGEAMCNYLLQNNIPEDKIIVESEATSTMENFKYTKQILEKQTGKSNYKVMVITSDFHMLRSKILASFNGFTPYGIPSKTWIGVFPNCVIREYFAVFKSLIVDIMLRL; encoded by the coding sequence ATGAGGCATTTTTTCGATAAAGCAATAACATACCTTTGCCTGATTATAGGCATTTTTGGAGTACTTGATGTTGTTATATTATTAGCAATAGGCTCTGTCATCAATTTTGGTTTAATTTTTACGCTATTGGCTGGCACTGTTCTTACTATCTATAGTTTGCTTAAATTAAAGGGTAAATTCAGTATATCCAAAATACAAAACATATTTTTAAGAAGATCAATAAAAATTGGTATATCAGCATTTATAATTTCATTCATTTTGATCGAAGGGCTGATATTTGCTACTGTTAGGGCTGACAACTATACTGATGTTGATTATGTAATTATTCTTGGCGGAGGAGTAAAAGGAGGTGAATTGAGTAAGACTTTACAATTCAGATTGGACAAAGGCATAGAGTTTCTAAAAGAACATCCTGATTTAAAAGTAGTTGTAACAGGTGGAAAAGGCTTTGGCGAAACTATTTCTGAAGGTGAAGCCATGTGTAATTACCTTCTTCAGAACAATATCCCTGAAGATAAAATCATAGTAGAATCAGAAGCAACAAGCACAATGGAAAATTTTAAATACACCAAACAAATACTTGAGAAACAAACCGGAAAAAGTAATTATAAGGTAATGGTAATCACAAGTGATTTTCATATGCTAAGATCGAAAATCCTAGCATCCTTCAACGGATTTACGCCATACGGAATACCTTCAAAAACATGGATAGGCGTCTTTCCGAATTGCGTAATCAGAGAATATTTTGCAGTATTTAAATCTCTTATAGTCGACATAATGCTAAGATTATAA
- a CDS encoding MBL fold metallo-hydrolase RNA specificity domain-containing protein, with protein sequence MKITFLGAAKTVTGSCYLVETQSTKFLVDCGLFQGHVKEDALNAEDFPINPSELDYIFLTHAHIDHSGRIPKIYIEGFKGEIYATKATAELCAIMLPDCGHIQEFENEWQNKKRLRAGKPPVEPIYTYQDALDCISLFKKVNYGEAIKINDEIKVKFNDAGHILGSAIIEFWIQEKGKETKVVFSGDLGNKGMPILKDPSIIEGADYLVIESTYGNRLHKDNGNRFEDFVDIINETINNGGNVVIPSFSVGRTQEVIYELNKEKEKYDEKLKKLFSTPVFVDSPLAISATEVFRNNLDCYDEEAREYIDNGDNPLDFPGLQFTRSAEESRALNERTDSAIIISASGMCEAGRIKHHLKHNLWRKESTILFVGYQAQGTLGRKLVDGAKRVKIFGEDISVNARIEMLEGFSGHADKNGLLEWLGGFNKKPSKVFIVHGEEESMIEFSSEIKNKFNIETIIPEKGESFIITADKVLEASEKVKSAISFKRLAVIDVLETLKEEIDELSEVLMNDLKKEKSDVEVDEIRARLKNIEKSIVDTLR encoded by the coding sequence ATGAAAATAACATTTTTAGGGGCTGCAAAAACAGTCACAGGTTCATGTTACCTGGTTGAAACCCAAAGTACAAAATTTTTGGTTGACTGCGGCTTATTTCAAGGTCATGTAAAAGAAGATGCACTTAATGCCGAAGATTTTCCGATCAATCCGTCGGAATTGGATTATATATTCCTTACACATGCTCATATTGACCATAGTGGAAGAATTCCTAAAATATACATCGAAGGTTTTAAAGGAGAAATATATGCAACAAAGGCAACTGCTGAATTGTGTGCTATAATGCTTCCTGACTGCGGGCATATACAGGAATTTGAAAACGAATGGCAGAACAAAAAGAGATTGAGAGCAGGTAAGCCTCCAGTTGAGCCAATTTATACATACCAGGATGCTCTGGACTGTATTAGCCTTTTCAAAAAAGTAAACTATGGAGAAGCAATAAAGATAAACGATGAAATAAAAGTAAAGTTTAATGATGCAGGGCATATTTTAGGATCTGCTATTATTGAGTTCTGGATTCAGGAGAAGGGCAAGGAAACAAAAGTTGTATTTTCAGGTGACCTGGGCAACAAGGGTATGCCTATATTAAAAGATCCTTCCATTATCGAAGGTGCAGACTATCTGGTAATTGAGTCAACATATGGCAACAGATTACATAAAGATAATGGTAATAGATTTGAAGATTTTGTCGATATAATTAATGAAACTATAAATAATGGCGGAAATGTAGTAATTCCTTCCTTTTCTGTAGGCAGAACACAGGAAGTGATATATGAACTGAATAAAGAAAAAGAGAAATATGATGAAAAGTTAAAGAAATTGTTCAGCACTCCTGTTTTTGTAGACAGTCCATTGGCAATATCAGCCACGGAGGTATTTAGAAACAACCTTGATTGTTATGATGAGGAAGCACGTGAGTATATAGACAATGGAGACAACCCCTTGGACTTCCCGGGATTACAGTTTACAAGATCAGCTGAGGAATCGAGAGCTCTAAATGAGAGAACGGACAGTGCGATAATAATTTCAGCAAGCGGGATGTGTGAAGCCGGAAGGATTAAGCATCATCTCAAACATAATTTGTGGAGAAAGGAATCAACTATATTATTTGTAGGTTACCAAGCGCAGGGGACCCTTGGAAGGAAACTTGTGGATGGAGCAAAAAGGGTAAAAATCTTTGGTGAGGACATATCTGTTAATGCTCGCATAGAAATGCTTGAAGGATTCTCTGGACATGCCGATAAAAACGGATTGCTCGAATGGTTAGGCGGATTTAACAAGAAACCTTCTAAAGTTTTCATAGTACATGGTGAAGAAGAGTCAATGATTGAGTTCTCAAGTGAAATAAAAAATAAGTTTAACATAGAGACAATAATTCCTGAAAAAGGCGAGAGTTTTATAATAACTGCCGATAAGGTTCTTGAAGCCAGTGAAAAGGTTAAGTCAGCAATATCGTTTAAACGTCTTGCAGTTATTGATGTACTTGAAACCTTAAAGGAAGAAATTGATGAACTGTCAGAAGTTCTTATGAATGATTTGAAGAAGGAGAAGTCTGATGTTGAAGTAGATGAGATTAGAGCAAGGCTTAAGAATATAGAAAAATCCATAGTAGATACGTTAAGGTAG
- a CDS encoding methyl-accepting chemotaxis protein, with the protein MLKNMKISFKITALTVVIIVSLSISFFVAFKVIQSTLLEQNSQGTYEVINQTANNLEIILKNVDNLAMEISRDDEIGQKMAELDAAKDEAETSRHQSEIKVLLSNYVVTNIDIDCALIVTPKYNTITSGQTAVRDSFDMEKSSTLKTYIDSGSKSMWFDTHAQDIDINGSTVPLGSRIITLGKSVYTTTSLKSVGTLFLFIKESTIANVVKEVNLTNKGLFYIVGDDGNLVYNQNNLEHGGLLLKDISTPENKAFRYISENVFNNIKQEGKENDENGENQNISDKNILTELVNAKKCVITHATVDNISKTQLGWTFVSVTNTEDIFSNINKIIQQIVILSIICMVIGLLLAFLITRDITKAFKKLMGKMDEVKKGNLNIEFKFDRKDEIGYLERSFENMVKSLKELVNKVRSASYISIDSSQTLSASCEENYASIEELNSLLQMLTDDFHKQSGNVVLGKNEVGVIKEKIGRAKGNIEITDQIIIKSKQLSDLNKNSVSLLYNMSDNIKKAMDNISMEFKELIIASSEIGKITQAITRISDQTKLLALNASIESAKAGVYGKSFALVAEEIKKLSIQSKEFVSSIDLKVKNIVGKIEKAGTSVTSLNGVVKESESTITSVVDSFDNNLSFLNNIVSQIENIKESINSIETSGNDIITIIESISGSIELDIDYIDNINTTTNEQFKMVEQLVEKSEELLYIAHDLEDVVNSFHV; encoded by the coding sequence ATGCTGAAGAATATGAAGATAAGCTTTAAGATTACGGCTTTAACCGTTGTAATTATAGTGTCTTTATCAATTTCATTTTTTGTGGCTTTTAAAGTTATTCAATCTACTTTGTTGGAGCAGAACTCACAAGGAACTTATGAAGTAATAAATCAGACTGCTAATAATTTGGAGATTATACTAAAAAACGTTGACAACTTGGCAATGGAGATAAGCAGAGATGATGAAATTGGACAAAAAATGGCTGAATTGGATGCTGCAAAGGATGAAGCTGAGACTAGCAGGCATCAATCCGAAATAAAGGTTTTATTAAGCAATTATGTAGTTACAAACATAGACATTGACTGTGCTCTTATTGTTACACCTAAATATAATACGATTACTTCCGGACAGACAGCAGTGAGAGATAGTTTTGATATGGAAAAATCATCTACACTAAAAACTTATATAGATAGTGGTTCTAAATCTATGTGGTTTGATACCCATGCTCAGGATATAGATATTAATGGAAGTACAGTGCCTTTGGGTAGCAGGATAATAACACTCGGAAAAAGTGTTTATACAACAACAAGTTTAAAGAGTGTGGGAACATTGTTTCTGTTTATAAAAGAATCAACTATAGCTAATGTAGTTAAAGAAGTTAACCTCACTAATAAAGGTTTGTTTTACATTGTTGGTGATGATGGAAATCTGGTATACAATCAGAATAATTTAGAGCATGGGGGACTTTTATTAAAAGATATTAGTACACCTGAAAACAAGGCCTTTCGATATATATCTGAAAATGTATTTAACAATATTAAGCAGGAAGGTAAGGAAAATGATGAGAATGGGGAAAATCAGAATATATCTGATAAAAATATACTTACGGAATTGGTAAACGCTAAGAAATGTGTAATTACTCACGCAACAGTAGATAATATATCTAAAACACAGCTTGGGTGGACTTTTGTATCTGTAACAAATACCGAAGATATTTTTTCAAATATCAACAAAATTATACAGCAGATTGTAATTCTTAGTATAATATGCATGGTTATCGGATTATTGCTTGCATTTCTTATAACCAGAGACATTACAAAGGCATTTAAGAAATTAATGGGCAAAATGGATGAGGTTAAGAAGGGAAACCTGAATATTGAGTTTAAATTTGATAGGAAAGATGAAATAGGTTATTTGGAAAGAAGCTTTGAAAATATGGTTAAGAGTTTGAAAGAACTTGTTAACAAAGTCAGAAGTGCATCTTATATTTCTATTGACTCTTCACAGACACTTTCTGCTTCATGTGAAGAAAACTATGCCTCCATTGAAGAACTCAATTCTCTTTTACAAATGCTTACAGATGATTTTCATAAACAATCCGGTAATGTAGTTTTAGGAAAGAATGAAGTTGGTGTAATTAAAGAAAAAATTGGCAGGGCGAAAGGTAATATCGAAATTACGGATCAAATTATTATTAAATCAAAGCAGCTCAGTGATTTGAATAAAAACTCCGTATCCTTACTATATAATATGTCTGATAACATTAAAAAAGCCATGGACAATATAAGTATGGAGTTTAAAGAGCTTATTATTGCATCTTCTGAAATTGGTAAAATAACGCAGGCTATAACAAGAATTTCAGATCAGACAAAACTTTTGGCATTAAATGCTTCAATCGAATCTGCAAAAGCAGGAGTTTATGGCAAAAGCTTTGCTCTTGTAGCTGAAGAAATCAAGAAACTTTCAATACAGTCCAAGGAGTTTGTTTCTAGTATCGATTTAAAGGTAAAAAATATAGTAGGGAAAATCGAAAAAGCAGGAACTTCTGTAACATCATTAAATGGAGTTGTAAAGGAGAGCGAAAGTACTATTACAAGTGTGGTAGACAGTTTTGATAATAACCTTAGCTTCCTAAATAATATTGTCAGTCAAATAGAAAATATAAAAGAATCAATAAACTCTATTGAAACTTCAGGAAATGATATTATAACAATAATCGAGAGCATAAGTGGAAGTATAGAATTGGACATAGATTATATAGATAATATTAATACAACTACAAATGAGCAATTCAAAATGGTTGAACAACTGGTTGAAAAATCGGAAGAACTGCTTTATATTGCACATGACCTTGAAGATGTGGTAAACAGTTTTCACGTATAA